A stretch of the Neodiprion lecontei isolate iyNeoLeco1 chromosome 4, iyNeoLeco1.1, whole genome shotgun sequence genome encodes the following:
- the LOC107223233 gene encoding facilitated trehalose transporter Tret1-2 homolog isoform X1, giving the protein METATALTEGDGQPEKCNRRFRRETFHQVLACLIANSSVLGPAMGVGYSAVALGPLGSPKSEMSVTDDQLSWFASVTAITTPIGCILSGLAMQRSRRFGIMTTSFVSLVGWLVIYFSPGFGCVLTGRAICGVAVGLASAPSTIYAAEVAGSKLRGIVVTWTSVSIATGVLIVYMLGFFCKENWRLVALLCGMFAACSLVLTFLMMPESPTFLKASGRSKAAEDSLRRLNGVRKDKKTPEHLLEELLKSNANVDDAARPVSRIGSIFRAENLKPFFVMVGYFFFQQFSGTFVIIYYAVDFAREAGIQMDGKLMAIFIGLTRVLGTLCVSWVSMRYGRRIPSVGSGAGMTLFMGILSVYSWASSNGFEIPDRGVIPAISILMYILMSTMGFLVLPFAMIGEVYPARFKDILSGLTTCLAYVFSFIALKVYPEMLKSIDKHGVFIFYTAFSLAGTIFVAALLPETKGKTLREIEESYKNNKKTSTVNGKTKTIDCSDENGDKDLQLKIITSKDQRLNNSMDQV; this is encoded by the exons GTGCTGGCTTGCTTGATCGCGAACTCTTCGGTTCTCGGACCCGCAATGGGGGTCGGATACAGCGCCGTTGCCCTCGGACCACTCGGCTCACCCAAAAGCGAGATGTCGGTTACTGATGATCAGCTGTCTTGGTTTG CGAGTGTGACGGCGATCACTACACCAATTGGATGCATACTGTCCGGTCTGGCGATGCAACGAAGTCGAAGATTCGGGATAATGACAACATCGTTCGTGTCGTTGGTTGGCTGGCTGGTGATCTACTTTTCACCAGGTTTCGGCTGCGTCCTAACTGGAAGAGCGATTTGCGGTGTGGCCGTAGGCCTGGCGTCGGCACCGTCGACGATTTACGCAGCCGAAGTTGCGGGCTCTAAGCTCCGGGGAATCGTTGTGACCTGGACTAGCGTATCGATCGCGACTGGGGTCTTAATCGTTTACATGCTTGGATTCTTCTGTAAG GAAAACTGGCGACTCGTAGCGTTGCTCTGCGGTATGTTCGCGGCGTGTTCGTTGGTCCTGACATTCCTTATGATGCCGGAATCCCCGACGTTTCTGAAGGCTTCCGGGCGTTCGAAGGCAGCTGAAGATTCGTTGCGGCGTCTGAACGGCGTGCGAAAGGACAAAAAGACGCCGGAACACCTCCTCGAGGAGCTATTGAAATCCAATGCGAACGTCGACGATGCGGCCAGGCCAGTTTCGAGAATTGGCAGCATATTCAGGGCCGAGAATCTCAAGCCATTTTTCGTAATGGTGGGCTACTTCTTCTTTCAACAGTTCTCAGGCACCTTTGTCATTATTTATTACGCGGTCGACTTTGCCCGGGAGGCTGGGATCCAGATGGACGGGAAGCTGATGGCCATCTTTATCGGATTAACCCGGGTCCTGGGGACGCTTTGCGTGTCGTGGGTGTCCATGAGGTATGGACGGAGGATTCCGTCAGTGGGATCCGGGGCCGGTATGACGCTTTTCATGGGGATACTGTCGGTCTACTCGTGGGCTTCGAGTAACGGCTTCGAGATTCCAGACCGAGGAGTGATACCCGCGATCTCGATCCTGATGTACATACTAATGAGCACTATGGGGTTCTTGGTCCTGCCATTCGCTATGATCGGTGAGGTCTATCCGGCCAGGTTCAAGGATATACTGTCAGGATTGACGACCTGCCTCGCCTACGTCTTCAGCTTTATAGCGCTCAAAGTGTACCCCGAAATGCTTAAGTCGATCGACAAGCACGGTGTTTTCATCTTCTACACAGCTTTCTCACTAGCCGGGACTATTTTCGTTGCTGCCTTGTTACCCGAGACGAAGGGCAAGACTCTTCGGGAAATCGAGGAGTCGTACAAGAATAACAAAAAGACGAGTACCGTCAACGGCAAAACGAAAACTATAGACTGCAGTGATGAAAATGGTGATAAGGATCTTCAGCTCAAGATTATTACAAGCAAAGATCAACGTCTTAATAATTCAATGGACCAAGTTTAA
- the LOC107223233 gene encoding facilitated trehalose transporter Tret1 isoform X2: protein MIWCMQMRGIKLWRWTTREVQQKIQKGNFSPASVTAITTPIGCILSGLAMQRSRRFGIMTTSFVSLVGWLVIYFSPGFGCVLTGRAICGVAVGLASAPSTIYAAEVAGSKLRGIVVTWTSVSIATGVLIVYMLGFFCKENWRLVALLCGMFAACSLVLTFLMMPESPTFLKASGRSKAAEDSLRRLNGVRKDKKTPEHLLEELLKSNANVDDAARPVSRIGSIFRAENLKPFFVMVGYFFFQQFSGTFVIIYYAVDFAREAGIQMDGKLMAIFIGLTRVLGTLCVSWVSMRYGRRIPSVGSGAGMTLFMGILSVYSWASSNGFEIPDRGVIPAISILMYILMSTMGFLVLPFAMIGEVYPARFKDILSGLTTCLAYVFSFIALKVYPEMLKSIDKHGVFIFYTAFSLAGTIFVAALLPETKGKTLREIEESYKNNKKTSTVNGKTKTIDCSDENGDKDLQLKIITSKDQRLNNSMDQV, encoded by the exons CGAGTGTGACGGCGATCACTACACCAATTGGATGCATACTGTCCGGTCTGGCGATGCAACGAAGTCGAAGATTCGGGATAATGACAACATCGTTCGTGTCGTTGGTTGGCTGGCTGGTGATCTACTTTTCACCAGGTTTCGGCTGCGTCCTAACTGGAAGAGCGATTTGCGGTGTGGCCGTAGGCCTGGCGTCGGCACCGTCGACGATTTACGCAGCCGAAGTTGCGGGCTCTAAGCTCCGGGGAATCGTTGTGACCTGGACTAGCGTATCGATCGCGACTGGGGTCTTAATCGTTTACATGCTTGGATTCTTCTGTAAG GAAAACTGGCGACTCGTAGCGTTGCTCTGCGGTATGTTCGCGGCGTGTTCGTTGGTCCTGACATTCCTTATGATGCCGGAATCCCCGACGTTTCTGAAGGCTTCCGGGCGTTCGAAGGCAGCTGAAGATTCGTTGCGGCGTCTGAACGGCGTGCGAAAGGACAAAAAGACGCCGGAACACCTCCTCGAGGAGCTATTGAAATCCAATGCGAACGTCGACGATGCGGCCAGGCCAGTTTCGAGAATTGGCAGCATATTCAGGGCCGAGAATCTCAAGCCATTTTTCGTAATGGTGGGCTACTTCTTCTTTCAACAGTTCTCAGGCACCTTTGTCATTATTTATTACGCGGTCGACTTTGCCCGGGAGGCTGGGATCCAGATGGACGGGAAGCTGATGGCCATCTTTATCGGATTAACCCGGGTCCTGGGGACGCTTTGCGTGTCGTGGGTGTCCATGAGGTATGGACGGAGGATTCCGTCAGTGGGATCCGGGGCCGGTATGACGCTTTTCATGGGGATACTGTCGGTCTACTCGTGGGCTTCGAGTAACGGCTTCGAGATTCCAGACCGAGGAGTGATACCCGCGATCTCGATCCTGATGTACATACTAATGAGCACTATGGGGTTCTTGGTCCTGCCATTCGCTATGATCGGTGAGGTCTATCCGGCCAGGTTCAAGGATATACTGTCAGGATTGACGACCTGCCTCGCCTACGTCTTCAGCTTTATAGCGCTCAAAGTGTACCCCGAAATGCTTAAGTCGATCGACAAGCACGGTGTTTTCATCTTCTACACAGCTTTCTCACTAGCCGGGACTATTTTCGTTGCTGCCTTGTTACCCGAGACGAAGGGCAAGACTCTTCGGGAAATCGAGGAGTCGTACAAGAATAACAAAAAGACGAGTACCGTCAACGGCAAAACGAAAACTATAGACTGCAGTGATGAAAATGGTGATAAGGATCTTCAGCTCAAGATTATTACAAGCAAAGATCAACGTCTTAATAATTCAATGGACCAAGTTTAA
- the LOC107223233 gene encoding facilitated trehalose transporter Tret1 isoform X3, which yields MGVGYSAVALGPLGSPKSEMSVTDDQLSWFASVTAITTPIGCILSGLAMQRSRRFGIMTTSFVSLVGWLVIYFSPGFGCVLTGRAICGVAVGLASAPSTIYAAEVAGSKLRGIVVTWTSVSIATGVLIVYMLGFFCKENWRLVALLCGMFAACSLVLTFLMMPESPTFLKASGRSKAAEDSLRRLNGVRKDKKTPEHLLEELLKSNANVDDAARPVSRIGSIFRAENLKPFFVMVGYFFFQQFSGTFVIIYYAVDFAREAGIQMDGKLMAIFIGLTRVLGTLCVSWVSMRYGRRIPSVGSGAGMTLFMGILSVYSWASSNGFEIPDRGVIPAISILMYILMSTMGFLVLPFAMIGEVYPARFKDILSGLTTCLAYVFSFIALKVYPEMLKSIDKHGVFIFYTAFSLAGTIFVAALLPETKGKTLREIEESYKNNKKTSTVNGKTKTIDCSDENGDKDLQLKIITSKDQRLNNSMDQV from the exons ATGGGGGTCGGATACAGCGCCGTTGCCCTCGGACCACTCGGCTCACCCAAAAGCGAGATGTCGGTTACTGATGATCAGCTGTCTTGGTTTG CGAGTGTGACGGCGATCACTACACCAATTGGATGCATACTGTCCGGTCTGGCGATGCAACGAAGTCGAAGATTCGGGATAATGACAACATCGTTCGTGTCGTTGGTTGGCTGGCTGGTGATCTACTTTTCACCAGGTTTCGGCTGCGTCCTAACTGGAAGAGCGATTTGCGGTGTGGCCGTAGGCCTGGCGTCGGCACCGTCGACGATTTACGCAGCCGAAGTTGCGGGCTCTAAGCTCCGGGGAATCGTTGTGACCTGGACTAGCGTATCGATCGCGACTGGGGTCTTAATCGTTTACATGCTTGGATTCTTCTGTAAG GAAAACTGGCGACTCGTAGCGTTGCTCTGCGGTATGTTCGCGGCGTGTTCGTTGGTCCTGACATTCCTTATGATGCCGGAATCCCCGACGTTTCTGAAGGCTTCCGGGCGTTCGAAGGCAGCTGAAGATTCGTTGCGGCGTCTGAACGGCGTGCGAAAGGACAAAAAGACGCCGGAACACCTCCTCGAGGAGCTATTGAAATCCAATGCGAACGTCGACGATGCGGCCAGGCCAGTTTCGAGAATTGGCAGCATATTCAGGGCCGAGAATCTCAAGCCATTTTTCGTAATGGTGGGCTACTTCTTCTTTCAACAGTTCTCAGGCACCTTTGTCATTATTTATTACGCGGTCGACTTTGCCCGGGAGGCTGGGATCCAGATGGACGGGAAGCTGATGGCCATCTTTATCGGATTAACCCGGGTCCTGGGGACGCTTTGCGTGTCGTGGGTGTCCATGAGGTATGGACGGAGGATTCCGTCAGTGGGATCCGGGGCCGGTATGACGCTTTTCATGGGGATACTGTCGGTCTACTCGTGGGCTTCGAGTAACGGCTTCGAGATTCCAGACCGAGGAGTGATACCCGCGATCTCGATCCTGATGTACATACTAATGAGCACTATGGGGTTCTTGGTCCTGCCATTCGCTATGATCGGTGAGGTCTATCCGGCCAGGTTCAAGGATATACTGTCAGGATTGACGACCTGCCTCGCCTACGTCTTCAGCTTTATAGCGCTCAAAGTGTACCCCGAAATGCTTAAGTCGATCGACAAGCACGGTGTTTTCATCTTCTACACAGCTTTCTCACTAGCCGGGACTATTTTCGTTGCTGCCTTGTTACCCGAGACGAAGGGCAAGACTCTTCGGGAAATCGAGGAGTCGTACAAGAATAACAAAAAGACGAGTACCGTCAACGGCAAAACGAAAACTATAGACTGCAGTGATGAAAATGGTGATAAGGATCTTCAGCTCAAGATTATTACAAGCAAAGATCAACGTCTTAATAATTCAATGGACCAAGTTTAA